The Populus alba chromosome 6, ASM523922v2, whole genome shotgun sequence genome contains a region encoding:
- the LOC118032190 gene encoding serine/threonine-protein kinase D6PKL2 — protein sequence MASITSSKPSLKQHQKTAGVQKLEADIRHLSSQGSKPCKPQLINREQVQLLVENMPKQVLLEAFENIKLPNSNQEGASDSLSIKLESNSSFPCFEQTSTEVDSSVNETRGSQDVSVDQEKKTSEYGSVKNSSVSAKLSDGTSSLGKTSGSAKISDRVDYAEGGKRSMCRGSTSSDVSDESTCSSFSSSISKPHKANDLRWEAIQAVRAKDGVLGLSHFRLLKRLGCGDIGSVYLSELSGTKCYFAMKVMDKGSLASRKKLLRAQTEREILQSLDHPFLPTLYTHFETDKFSCLLMEFCPGGDLHTLRQRQPGKHFQEQAVKFYVAEVLLALEYLHMLGIIYRDLKPENVLVRDDGHIMLSDFDLSLRCTVSPTLVKTASLESEPLRKNPVYCVQPACIEPSCIQPSCVAPTTCFGPRLFSSKSKKDRKPKNELGNQVSPLPELMAEPTDARSMSFVGTHEYLAPEIIKGEGHGSAVDWWTFGIFLYELLFGKTPFKGSGNRATLFNVVGQPLRFPESPVVSFAARDLIRGLLVKEPQHRLAYKRGATEIKQHPFFEGVNWALIRCATPPEIPKPVEIERIPGPASTSEKAATVAAAPGQKGSDNYLEFDFF from the exons ATGGCCTCAATAACTTCTAGCAAACCTTCCTTGAAACAGCACCAGAAAACAGCTGGTGTTCAAAAATTGGAGGCCGACATTAGGCATTTGTCTTCGCAGGGATCAAAACCATGCAAGCCGCAGCTGATTAATCGTGAGCAGGTACAGCTGTTGGTAGAAAATATGCCAAAGCAGGTTTTGTTAGAagcttttgaaaatataaagctCCCGAATTCTAATCAAGAAGGGGCTTCTGATTCTTTGAGTATTAAGTTGGAATCAAATTCTTCCTTTCCCTGTTTTGAACAAACATCAACTGAGGTGGATTCTAGTGTCAATGAGACTAGAGGCTCACAGGATGTTTCTGTTGatcaagagaagaaaacatCAGAATATGGAAGTGTAAAAAACAGTTCGGTATCTGCCAAACTTAGTGATGGAACCAGCAGTCTGGGTAAGACGAGTGGAAGTGCCAAGATTAGTGACCGTGTTGATTATGCTGAGGGTGGCAAGAGAAGTATGTGTAGAGGAAGCACCAGCAGTGATGTTAGTGATGAAAGCACATGTAGCAGCTTTAGTAGTAGTATCAGCAAACCTCACAAAGCAAATGACTTGAGATGGGAAGCCATCCAAGCTGTTAGAGCAAAAGACGGGGTTTTAGGTTTGAGTCATTTTAGACTGCTGAAGAGGTTGGGTTGTGGGGATATTGGGAGTGTGTACCTGTCTGAGCTGAGTGGAACGAAGTGTTATTTTGCAATGAAGGTAATGGACAAAGGCTCTCTTGCCAGTCGCAAGAAGCTGCTTCGGGCTCAGACAGAAAGAGAAATATTGCAATCTCTGGACCATCCTTTCCTTCCAACGCTCTACACCCACTTTGAGACAGATAAATTCTCGTGTCTATTAATGGAGTTCTGTCCTGGAGGAGACTTGCACACTCTCAGACAGAGGCAGCCAGGGAAGCATTTTCAAGAGCAGGCAGTAAA GTTTTATGTAGCAGAGGTTCTGCTAGCTTTGGAATATTTGCATATGCTTGGGATTATTTACCGTGATCTTAAGCCAGAGAATGTCCTTGTGAGGGATGATGGGCATATAATGCTCTCTGACTTCGACCTTTCCCTCCGTTGTACTGTAAGCCCAACTCTTGTCAAAACAGCATCTCTTGAGTCTGAGCCATTACGAAAGAACCCTGTTTACTGTGTTCAGCCTGCTTGTATTGAGCCTTCCTGCATCCAGCCATCCTGTGTTGCTCCTACAACATGCTTTGGGCCCCGCCTCTTTTCTAGTAAGTCCAAGAAGGATAGAAAACCCAAAAATGAACTGGGAAATCAAGTTAGTCCATTACCTGAGCTCATGGCAGAGCCAACTGATGCAAGGTCAATGTCGTTTGTTGGGACCCACGAGTATCTGGCTCCTGAGATCATCAAGGGTGAAGGTCATGGAAGTGCTGTTGATTGGTGGACTTTTGGGATCTTTCTATATGAACTCTTATTTGGTAAAACTCCCTTTAAGGGTTCTGGAAATCGAGCCACATTATTCAATGTTGTTGGCCAGCCTCTTCGATTCCCAGAATCACCAGTTGTTAGTTTTGCAGCAAGGGATCTTATAAGGGGTTTGCTTGTAAAAGAACCGCAACATAGATTGGCATACAAACGAGGGGCAACTGAAATTAAGCAACATCCCTTCTTTGAAGGTGTGAATTGGGCATTAATACGCTGTGCTACCCCACCCGAGATCCCAAAGCCAGTCGAGATTGAGCGGATACCTGGCCCAGCATCAACAAGTGAAAAGGCCGCAACAGTTGCAGCTGCTCCTGGTCAAAAAGGTTCTGATAATTATTTGGAGTTTGATTTCTTTTAG
- the LOC118032191 gene encoding U-box domain-containing protein 33 — protein MSVPLTDQTGYLHQEEDARTNVYTESSYQHQQCYYAETHSVSEIEEEKSSDLFEINQGVPLESIKEDIEGSLFSFDAYGDHQKDCVYVGVGKSESSMDALSWTLKNAIIDSNTVVFLIHIFPEIQYIPSPLGRLPRSQVSAQQVENYMAQERDKRRELLQKFINMCSASKVKVDTILVESDAVGRAMMDLITVLNMRKLILGTSKSNLRKLRSKRGNGIADQVIQNAPEFCDVKIICDGKEVVIDEMVGSPSTLADNPSEKSFTLQDESNTNNDSFACMCFKSPKVT, from the exons ATGTCTGTACCATTAACAGATCAAACCGGTTACCTGCACCAAGAAGAAGACGCAAGAACTAATGTTTACACTGAAAGTTCATATCAACACCAGCAGTGCTATTATGCTGAAACCCATAGCGTAAGTGAGATTGAAGAAGAGAAATCAAGTGATCTCTTTGAGATTAATCAGGGGGTGCCTTTGGAATCCATCAAAGAAGACATAGAAGGGAGTTTGTTTTCCTTTGATGCATATGGAGATCATCAGAAAGATTGTGTTTATGTTGGTGTGGGAAAGAGTGAGTCTAGCATGGATGCGCTTTCTTGGACATTGAAGAATGCTATTATTGATTCCAATACCGTGGTTTTTCTCATCCATATCTTCCCTGAGATACAATACATTCCTTCTCCTT TGGGTAGGCTTCCAAGGAGTCAAGTTAGTGCTCAGCAGGTGGAGAATTACATGGCCCAAGAAAGAGACAAGAGGAGAGAACTCCTACAAAAGTTCATCAACATGTGTTCTGCATCCAAG GTTAAGGTAGACACCATCCTTGTTGAAAGTGATGCGGTTGGGAGAGCTATGATGGACCTCATTACAGTTCTCAACATGAGAAAGCTGATTCTTGGAACCTCCAAGTCCAATCTAAG GAAGTTGAGGTCTAAGAGAGGAAATGGGATAGCTGATCAAGTAATTCAAAACGCACCCGAGTTCTGCGATGTTAAGATCATATGCGATGGAAAGGAAGTGGTGATTGACGAGATGGTTGGATCACCTTCAACCCTTGCTGATAATCCCAGTGAAAAGTCTTTCACGTTGCAAGATGAATCCAATACAAATAACGACTCGTTTGCTTGCATGTGTTTCAAATCACCGAAAGTTAcgtaa
- the LOC118032189 gene encoding SEC14 cytosolic factor: MGTVSHDAINQFKALMDQVEEPLKGAYQNVHQGYHAETLARFLKAREWNVIKAHKMLVDCLHWRVQNEIDNILTKPIIPADLYRAVRDSQLIGMSGYSREGLPVFALGVGLSTFDKASVHYYVQSHIQINEYRDRIVLPTASKKYGRPITTCVKVLDMTGLKLSALNQIKLMTIISTIDDMNYPEKTNTYYIVNAPYIFSACWKVVKPLLQERTRKKVQVLSGNGRDELLKIMDAASLPHFCKREGSGSSRHSEYTNENCFSLDHPFHQQLYNYIKQQSLVSEPTQPIKQGSVHVDLPEPAAEGTEIVKTIESEMHKLENGNGLSGSLDGLKINDNSDYRTTHCP, translated from the exons atGGGGACTGTTTCACATGATGCAATCAATCAGTTCAAGGCATTGATGGATCAAG TTGAGGAGCCATTGAAGGGAGCTTATCAG aATGTCCATCAAGGATATCATGCTGAAACTCTGGCGCGTTTTCTAAAAGCTAGAGAATGGAATGTCATCAAAGCCCATAAAATG TTAGTGGATTGTTTGCACTGGAGGGTGCAAAATGAGATTGACAACATATTAACC AAACCCATAATTCCAGCTGATTTGTACAGAGCAGTGCGTGATTCCCAGCTCATAGGAATGTCAGGTTACTCCAGAGAG GGGCTTCCAGTCTTTGCTCTTGGTGTTGGGCTCAGCACATTTGACAAAGCATCT GTCCACTACTATGTGCAGTCACATATTCAGATCAATGAATATCGGGACCGCATTGTTTTG CCCACTGCATCAAAGAAGTATGGGCGACCAATAACAACCTGCGTGAAGGTTTTGGATATGACTGGCCTCAAGCTTTCAGCACTGAACCAAATAAAG TTGATGACCATCATATCAACTATCGATGACATGAACTACCCGGAGAAAACAAATACATATTACATTGTAAATGCcccatatatattttcagcTTGTTGGAAG GTTGTCAAGCCCCTACTGCAGGAGAGGACAAGAAAAAAGGTTCAGGTGTTGTCAGGAAACGGGCGAGATGAGCTATTGAAG ATAATGGATGCTGCATCTCTTCCACATTTCTGTAAAAGAGAAGGGTCTGGATCATCCCGACACTCAGAGTACACAAATGAAAACTGCTTTTCCTTGGATCATCCTTTTCATCAACAGCTATACAACTACATCAAGCAGCAATCATTAGTGAGTGAACCTACTCAACCAATCAAACAAGGGTCTGTTCATGTAGATCTGCCTGAGCCAGCTGCTGAAGGAACAGAGATAGTGAAAACAATTGAATCTGAGATGCATAAGCTTGAGAATGGAAACGGACTTTCTGGGTCTCTAGATGGCCTCAAAATCAATGACAACTCAGACTATAGAACTACGCATTGCCCGTGA
- the LOC118032188 gene encoding WEB family protein At1g12150: MVTVWGGTDQQKAVGSPEVGETDTKKPFQSVKAAVSLFGEVAIKGKPAVRRSRLSSENVLDKETQIVLARRDVDKFKREGETAITTQARAEYSELEKAERTLNDLTTKLKAVDETKKLAIETAEAVKEKAKKLEAAKSQQLMENAARELELDEARQQYEMTACELDAAKEQINKIRQDFDAALEAKSSSFKQAAEAQRSAKTNKERASDLSQEIGAMQESAQQLKIASAQIQEQQAKVVAEKDARIHVCKTALAEAEKNLEILKKEYDPEITKNLQAKLAETSAEIELLQEEMKKGHALEMERMRALTIEFNEATKALQEIAIEESSLRNMVTFLRMESENEKMEKTELLVKEIEKEYAALEKETENARREAEEMKNNAEELKEEAKNARLLAQDAEGELELALKEVEEAKAAEKKAREEMKTLSERKSIEDLDADNEIKISLGEFESLKKKVEESGNIADTTVTDVMAQVEAMNASNNEVEKKLGGNLKAIEEIKEATSMALRSAEMSEAAQKTLKAQLQRWREEEQTVLVVA, translated from the exons ATGGTAACCGTCTGGGGGGGTACAGATCAACAAAAAGCTGTAGGATCACCAGAGGTGGGAGAGACTGACACCAAGAAGCCATTTCAATCTGTCAAAGCTGCGGTTAGTTTATTCGGTGAAGTAGCTATCAAGGGGAAACCTGCTGTCAGGAGATCAAGGCTTTCTTCAGAG AATGTGCTTGACAAGGAGACCCAAATTGTATTGGCTCGGAGAGACGTAGACAAGTTCAAGAGAGAGGGGGAGACTGCCATAACTACGCAAGCTCGAGCGGAATATTCTGAACTTGAAAAGGCCGAGAGAACATTGAATGATTTAACCACCAAGCTCAAAGCTGTAGATGAAACCAAGAAATTAGCCATAGAAACTGCGGAAGCGGTGAAAGAAAAGGCTAAGAAACTTGAAGCAGCAAAATCCCAACAACTCATGGAAAATGCTGCTCGGGAACTGGAACTGGATGAGGCAAGACAACAGTACGAGATGACTGCTTGTGAACTTGATGCTGCAAAGGAGCAGATCAACAAAATCAGACAGGATTTTGACGCTGCATTGGAGGCAAAATCGTCTTCATTCAAGCAAGCAGCAGAAGCTCAGCGTTCAGCTAAAACAAACAAGGAAAGGGCTAGTGATCTATCACAGGAAATCGGAGCTATGCAGGAATCAGCTCAACAACTAAAGATTGCCTCCGCACAAATTCAAGAACAGCAGGCAAAGGTAGTGGCAGAAAAAGATGCTCGCATACATGTTTGCAAGACTGCCCTGGCAGAAGCAGAGAAGAATTTGGAGATTTTGAAGAAAGAATATGATCCTGAGATCACAAAGAATCTTCAGGCAAAGCTCGCAGAAACATCTGCGGAGATTGAACTTCTACAAGAAGAGATGAAAAAGGGTCATGCCTTGGAAATGGAAAGGATGAGAGCTTTAACCATCGAGTTCAATGAAGCAACGAAGGCACTGCAAGAAATTGCCATCGAAGAGAGTTCTCTTCGAAATATGGTTACTTTCCTTCGAATGGAATCGGAAAATGAGAAGATGGAGAAAACTGAATTGCTGGTGAAGGAAATCGAAAAAGAATATGCTGCGTTagaaaaagaaactgaaaatGCTAGACGAGAAGCAGAAGAGATGAAGAATAATGCTGAAGAGCTgaaggaagaagcaaaaaatgCGAGATTACTGGCTCAAGATGCTGAGGGAGAGCTAGAACTTGCTCTTAAGGAGGTTGAAGAAGCCAAGGCGGCAGAAAAGAAAGCCCGCGAAGAGATGAAGACACTATCTGAAAGAAAGAGCATTGAAGATCTGGACGCCGATAATGAGATCAAAATTTCACTGGGAGAGTTTGAGAGTTTAAAGAAGAAAGTAGAGGAATCAGGAAATATAGCAGATACGACAGTGACCGATGTCATGGCTCAGGTAGAAGCAATGAATGCAAGCAATAATGAAGTAGAGAAGAAGTTGGGGGGAAATTTAAAAGCAATTGAAGAAATCAAAGAAGCAACTTCCATGGCTTTGAGGTCAGCAGAAATGTCGGAGGCTGCACAAAAGACCCTCAAGGCTCAACTCCAGAGGTGGCGTGAAGAGGAGCAAACAGTTTTGGTGGTAGCTTAA